The Ammospiza nelsoni isolate bAmmNel1 chromosome 20, bAmmNel1.pri, whole genome shotgun sequence genome contains the following window.
AATATTGGCTAACAGCCATGGCATGGCTTGGAGttccaaaacaaatcaaaacagacAATGGGTCAAATTTCACCTCAAAGATGGTCCAAGCATTCGTCTCAAAATGGAACATCGCCTTGGTACATGGCATCCCATACAACAGCACCGGACAAGCCATCGTCGAAAGAGCAAACCAGATTCTGAAAACTAAACTGGAAGTACTAGCAAAGACGGAAGGCTTCACCAATGCCATTCCCCTGAGTGACCAGGCGCGCATACTGGCAACCGTGCTGCTAGTGTTAAATCAATTCCCTAGGGGgaatgaaacaaacagtcctGCCCAGAGACACTGGGCCACTTGAGCATTAGAGAAAGGCCCATGGGTTGTGATCAAAAATGAACTAGGGGAGTGGGAACAAGGTTAGAGACTAGTGCTCACGGGGCGGGGGTATACGGCTGTTAAAAAGGATGGGGACATTAAATGGTGTCCACTCAAATCTATTAAACCAGACCTTCAGAGTGAAACTCATTGTTAGACTTTGTTTGCAGGACTGGATCATCGGACGCCCCCGCAACCCATGCGCCCCACTAccaggaaagagagagagaccaCCGAGCAACCTGACATCACCTGAGAAGCCCTCACCATCAAAACCAAAGCAGCAACGGTATCTCTGTGTGATCTTGTTTCTAGGGTTAGCAGGTGGAGGACCGGCAGACACAAAACATTACCCTCACCAGCCATTCAGGTGGGTTCTATGCCATCTCTCAGGTGAGGGGGTCATCAAAGAAATTGTTACATCCGACACCCCATCTTTCAAGCTCAGgctaaaagacatttttccctCGCATACAGGGCACCCCAAATTTGAGGAGACGACATTATTTCAGACCTACTGGTGCCCTGCTTCCAACTCAGGAAAAAGTTACTGTAATTACCCGGGGTATGGATATTGTGGATATTGGGGGTGTGAAACTATTGTGACAGGCAATGGATGGAAACCACAACAGCCTGATAAGTTCCTGCAAATCAAGTATACTCCCCACGGCTGTCTCGAACCGAAATTTGGTATGGATG
Protein-coding sequences here:
- the LOC132082423 gene encoding uncharacterized protein LOC132082423 isoform X1 is translated as MDAIAKVDWIIGRPRNPCAPLPGKRERPPSNLTSPEKPSPSKPKQQRYLCVILFLGLAGGGPADTKHYPHQPFRWVLCHLSGEGVIKEIVTSDTPSFKLRLKDIFPSHTGHPKFEETTLFQTYWCPASNSGKSYCNYPGYGYCGYWGCETIVTGNGWKPQQPDKFLQIKYTPHGCLEPKFGMDGYAIMPQGRKQHTCIGYVMTILQPTHDGWATGKVWTAFVYLSHRIWANIQIIRFPPPISQSVGPNPILAMSRPTKGIAANGSSSHKTQMLKLTSPSDLLAKPTLSNPFLSVLNATFLSLN
- the LOC132082423 gene encoding uncharacterized protein LOC132082423 isoform X2, whose product is MDAIAKDWIIGRPRNPCAPLPGKRERPPSNLTSPEKPSPSKPKQQRYLCVILFLGLAGGGPADTKHYPHQPFRWVLCHLSGEGVIKEIVTSDTPSFKLRLKDIFPSHTGHPKFEETTLFQTYWCPASNSGKSYCNYPGYGYCGYWGCETIVTGNGWKPQQPDKFLQIKYTPHGCLEPKFGMDGYAIMPQGRKQHTCIGYVMTILQPTHDGWATGKVWTAFVYLSHRIWANIQIIRFPPPISQSVGPNPILAMSRPTKGIAANGSSSHKTQMLKLTSPSDLLAKPTLSNPFLSVLNATFLSLN